A stretch of the Malus domestica chromosome 08, GDT2T_hap1 genome encodes the following:
- the LOC103441304 gene encoding uncharacterized protein yields MGSYSKANIVHKPPRLSMGSLQRTIPDISAELSSSISSKEAIDDDIHLPTISEVEDAKCECCGMSEECTNEYIDSVRSQVSGKLICGLCAEAVKEEMDKNGGKREAAVNEHMSSCEKFNRLGRAYPVLYQAEAIREIFQKSSRIRAKSMSPRDESVRKSNGGIARSSSCISAINREEPISPKP; encoded by the coding sequence ATGGGTTCATACTCTAAGGCCAACATTGTCCACAAGCCACCAAGACTCTCAATGGGAAGTCTCCAAAGAACCATACCTGACATCTCAGCTGAACTAAGCAGCAGCATCAGCAGCAAAGAAGCCATTGACGATGACATTCATCTTCCAACTATATCTGAGGTTGAGGATGCCAAGTGTGAGTGCTGTGGCATGTCCGAGGAGTGCACGAACGAGTACATAGATAGTGTGCGCAGCCAGGTTTCGGGGAAGTTAATTTGTGGGTTGTGTGCTGAGGCTGTGAAGGAAGAGATGGACAAGAATGGAGGCAAACGAGAAGCGGCTGTGAATGAGCATATGAGTTCTTGTGAAAAGTTCAATAGGCTTGGTAGGGCATACCCCGTTTTGTACCAAGCTGAGGCCATCAGAGAGATTTTCCAAAAGAGTTCAAGAATTAGGGCAAAATCCATGAGTCCTAGAGATGAGAGTGTTCGAAAGAGTAACGGGGGTATTGCAAGGAGCTCTAGTTGTATTTCCGCAATCAACCGGGAAGAACCGATCAGCCCTAAACCTTAA